One Pagrus major chromosome 11, Pma_NU_1.0 genomic region harbors:
- the lurap1 gene encoding leucine rich adaptor protein 1 → MDEGTASETIPDLKDIEVKIGRKTPEGLLRWMREDASSLRGDAKLSAAHDTGKETGRKSLDEKIRKLKVEMAHLRSVDVKILQQLLAVHEGIEAVKWLLEERSTLTSRCSSLTSSQYSLGEGPDTSWRGSWSSLQDPNDKLDNISIGSYLDTLADDMDEYCPSSSESVICSTTAITGNGITGTGTGKPAIPVSSPQTKSESPKQDAPVWSKAPEAGKGSPVSKGNTQAQSVKANGVLEKPTMKTGSPTRNGLNEKLGTNQSPKLKPYKNGKIDLDTCKMNGKMHLEYDAHWRWVQSQEDVTFL, encoded by the exons GATGAAGGCACCGCCAGCGAGACCATCCCAGATCTGAAAGACATAGAGGTGAAAATTGGCCGGAAGACCCCCGAGGGTTTGCTCAGGTGGATGCGGGAAGATGCGTCTTCTCTCCGGGGAGACGCCAAGCTGAGCGCCGCGCACGACACCGGCAAGGAGACGGGGAGGAAGAGTTTGGATGAAAAGATCAGGAAATTGAAGGTGGAGatg GCTCACTTGCGCTCGGTGGACGTGAAGATCTTGCAGCAGTTGCTGGCCGTCCATGAAGGCATCGAGGCAGTAAAATGGCTGCTGGAGGAGCGCAGCACACTGACGAGCCgctgcagcagcctgaccaGCAGCCAGTACAGCCTGGGTGAGGGCCCCGACACCTCCTGGAGAGGCTCCTGGAGCAGCCTGCAGGACCCGAACGACAAGCTGGACAACATCTCCATCGGCAGCTACCTGGACACGCTGGCGGATGACATGGATGAGTACTGCCCCTCCAGCTCGGAGTCGGTCATCTGCTCCACCAC TGCTATCACTGGAAATGGCATTACTGGGACTGGGACTGGGAAACCAGCTATTCCTGTCAGCTCTCCCCAAACCAAGTCTGAGAGCCCAAAGCAAGACGCTCCGGTCTGGTCCAAGGCTCCAGAGGCAGGTAAAGGAAGCCCAGTTTCTAAGGGCAACACCCAGGCACAATCTGTCAAGGCTAACGGCGTCCTGGAGAAACCAACCATGAAAACAGGAAGCCCGACCCGCAACGGCCTCAACGAGAAACTGGGAACCAACCAGAGCCCCAAACTCAAACCTTACAAAAACGGAAAGATCGACTTGGATACTTgcaaaatgaatggaaaaatgCATCTGGAGTATGACGCGCACTGGCGGTGGGTGCAATCGCAAGAAGATGTGACGTTTTTGTAA